A DNA window from Bacteroides cellulosilyticus contains the following coding sequences:
- a CDS encoding DUF3836 domain-containing protein yields MKTNLISKAVVMMVVVMASVMNFSASASNPTQYVKNEEMTGELMTAKTIFKNEDGHLFRHLRYTYTYDNENRVTSKEASKWDNVKEAWVPYFKMNMEYNNHEIEVSYARWNSKSNAYNSNVEKTVYELNDDNVTLMLASTK; encoded by the coding sequence ATGAAAACGAACTTAATTTCAAAAGCAGTGGTAATGATGGTAGTAGTAATGGCAAGCGTAATGAACTTCTCTGCAAGTGCAAGCAATCCTACCCAGTACGTAAAGAACGAAGAGATGACCGGTGAGTTGATGACCGCAAAGACTATCTTCAAGAACGAAGACGGTCACCTGTTCCGCCACCTCCGTTACACGTATACTTACGATAACGAAAACCGCGTAACCAGCAAGGAAGCTTCCAAGTGGGACAACGTAAAAGAAGCCTGGGTTCCTTACTTCAAAATGAATATGGAGTATAATAATCATGAAATTGAAGTGAGCTACGCCCGTTGGAACTCCAAGAGCAACGCTTACAACAGCAATGTTGAAAAAACTGTTTATGAACTGAATGATGATAATGTTACTTTAATGTTAGCAAGTACAAAATAA
- a CDS encoding S41 family peptidase produces the protein MKHLKITFIVIAIFAVAWCGLRIYAKHFYNKEPEAEYFYLSEIPVKPSQFEADFEEIHQIVMENYSLYQAKHLNMDSLYQTYITRVRQAQTTTDYGLAVQEYISALQCSHAISCFRTYTARQFPVLIQDSLYIYKPNAYLTQYGFKDKDCIIAINEVPYKEWINQYEKYAEASTDAWRHLKSARYAFISYADTLRDYTLLRNDDTLTISLPLKRRDYFSDEKEVTVETRVLQDSIGYLAINTMMSPVLEDFKVAYPQIKDLPYLIIDIRQNGGGNSGNGRDICKYFIRKEQPHCISSQLMQPEADAYKGKIYLLTSTITCSAAESFTIDMKESGNVTLVGEATGGDTGNGPRTFRTKHGTYLRILTRQPDLSPKGFPMEGMGIPPHHQVSQTISDFMNDEDTALKYTCKLITKG, from the coding sequence ATGAAACATTTAAAAATCACATTTATCGTAATAGCCATATTCGCCGTTGCTTGGTGCGGATTGCGCATTTATGCTAAGCATTTCTACAACAAAGAACCCGAAGCGGAGTATTTCTATCTTTCGGAAATACCCGTAAAACCTTCGCAGTTTGAAGCCGATTTTGAGGAAATACATCAGATAGTAATGGAAAACTATTCACTATACCAAGCCAAACATCTGAATATGGATTCATTATACCAGACATACATCACCCGTGTCCGCCAGGCACAAACCACCACAGACTATGGATTGGCAGTACAGGAGTATATTTCCGCCCTGCAATGCAGTCATGCCATTTCCTGCTTCAGGACGTACACAGCGAGACAATTTCCGGTCCTCATACAAGATTCCTTATACATCTACAAGCCCAATGCCTATCTGACACAATACGGATTCAAGGATAAAGACTGCATCATAGCCATCAATGAAGTTCCTTATAAAGAGTGGATTAATCAGTACGAAAAATATGCCGAGGCATCTACTGACGCATGGAGGCATCTGAAATCAGCCCGTTACGCATTCATCAGCTATGCCGACACCCTCCGAGACTACACGTTGCTGAGAAACGATGATACACTGACAATCTCTTTACCCTTGAAACGAAGAGACTACTTCTCTGATGAAAAAGAGGTAACCGTAGAAACCAGAGTTTTGCAAGACAGCATCGGCTATCTGGCCATCAACACCATGATGTCCCCCGTGCTGGAAGATTTCAAAGTAGCTTATCCTCAAATAAAAGACCTTCCCTACCTCATTATAGACATCCGCCAAAACGGAGGAGGCAACAGTGGCAACGGACGGGATATCTGCAAATATTTTATCCGGAAAGAGCAACCGCATTGCATCAGCAGTCAACTAATGCAACCCGAAGCAGATGCTTATAAAGGAAAAATCTATCTGCTGACCAGTACTATCACCTGCTCTGCCGCCGAAAGTTTCACAATAGATATGAAAGAAAGCGGAAACGTAACACTTGTCGGTGAAGCCACCGGAGGAGATACAGGAAATGGTCCTCGCACATTCAGAACAAAACATGGTACTTATTTGCGAATACTCACCCGTCAACCGGATTTGTCACCAAAAGGGTTTCCTATGGAAGGGATGGGAATTCCTCCCCATCATCAAGTATCACAAACAATTTCCGATTTCATGAACGATGAAGACACCGCTTTGAAATATACCTGCAAACTTATAACAAAAGGATAA
- a CDS encoding alpha-2-macroglobulin family protein, whose amino-acid sequence MKNMFYWAGIISILICLPLRVSAQSYEQMWKQVEALEQKQLPESAIKELQKIYEHAKQEKNMPQMMKAHLTKASLSIDITPDSLDHELSGLKIWVAEEKDPVYKAILNNLLGYYTLDTGKRDEAAIDAAIAYFRLSLQDKDILSRKSAADYRPMTVSKELSGKYCGDNMYQLLARQAISRLSGYFIVNPVLAEKIQTEILSIYDELIDFYQQQGMTDARLLLMLDKLNYQGNDISRGGVNEKLRLTDEQVITLLKQWAEEFSASPLCGEVYCQLAERYDRMQDYTAKLHAAQTGLKKYPQSHSANDLKEQAAEVLTPRLVVEIPFAYPAKEVDLKVKYRNLTGLTVELYRMNLPVTSNILEREITASTVSQYGKLVGTRHYQLAATPDYMETDTLLRYKFPTEGIYILKSIPDGHRKYTAYGKAYVSSLQAISLGLPDGKQEINIIDRLTGHPVAGTEVAYYRVSQGEGYRLVKAYPADSKGTVTLTPPDERNWLGINVRKPGADYMEISYAGFSGAGYNVPASRKWEKHASLFTDRALYRPGQVVHVSGIAYEQSGDSIRVFSRVRKDVVLRDANRQEIGKLSLATDEFGAFYGDFMLPETLLPGEFELSVESGENRYIRVDEYKRPTFDVVFHPYQATYNVGDTVLVSGEAKTFAGAPVGLCRLNYKLTRSENEFWRISDHETVLAVGEVQTDAAGNFRFPVFLRKPDDFKPDRPGRYYTYKITAEVINLTGEVESGTLSLPVGQQSVALQIKGLRPKVAREKRESIQVLAMNLSRQPVTLQATYVVYALDEKGNKTNEVCRRTVETRRSFVPDDILALAPGRYTMEVSALDGQGRTCTARQDFILFSLADRHLPVHSPEWFYQDGTEFNDGHPVSLYVGSSEKDVYLLYDVFCGDKRIESKRMVLNNEIRQFTYPYKPEYGDGITVNFAFMRESKLYTKQVQISRPRPDKSLQLKWITFRDKLQPGGKEEWQLQITHPGKKAADAQLLATLYDASLDKLYVNDWAFNLNFPRSTPGVRANLIFSGHSIWMYSNFPYAGSTLRGLRWWDVYSTLNAPFWRVPRPENGFRVKQDSRMMKSAAISLDAETPPNDSFKVEDGNSVVAVLESSDAVALDDGSPYVPLRQSFAETAFFYPALRTDTNGVVSLSFTLPESLTEWKFMGLAHTRGMDYGQITARAKAVKPFMVQPNMPRFIRVSDKPVISAGIINLSEENIRGTARMELVDPQTNRVLSTREHEFSAAAGATVSVSFDLETPDEATVWICRIIAEGGNFSDGEQHYLPVLSDKQWVTEAIPVQLNGAESKSVALDGLFNDGSKTATNKRLTVELTANPDWYAIQALPVIGNPLNEDALSWASAYYANSLSTTIINTHPRIRQVFESWKAQGGSSSGNLSDKEDLKDLLLKETPWLADALNETEQKRSIALLFDLNTMGNRNQVAASRLEALQLPDGSWSWYKGMSGNRYVTTRIVEMLARLRTMGASVAPLQGMYEKAVNYLHTQWLDEYRQMKESEKKGDKDRLPGEQSLHYLYICALDAQVAKRADKTAYSYMIGKLEAAPPADAIYDRALIATLLHKAGKTTKANELARSILEYSVATPGMGRYFDTPKARYSRNSYRIPTQVAAIEALSAILKEPLAIAEMKQWLLKQKQVQAWDNPVATADAVYAFLGRDDNQLAESSAMKAEISGTEVVTPDDALGYARRSFSGDEAETRQIEIAHTGAGIGWGAVYAQYLEDMDQLQSAKGNGLKITRTYYRDGKEVSSKTDLHVGDELTVRLTVKADRDMDFIQIKDTRAACMEPKEVLSGYRHSDAIGYYQVMRDTSAEFFIDKLRKGIVQMEYKVYIDRPGTYQTGIATVQSAYAPEFGGHTKSLSVTVR is encoded by the coding sequence ATGAAAAATATGTTTTATTGGGCTGGCATCATAAGCATTCTTATCTGCCTGCCGCTTCGGGTTTCCGCTCAGTCGTACGAACAAATGTGGAAACAGGTTGAAGCTCTGGAACAAAAGCAGTTACCTGAATCTGCAATCAAAGAATTGCAAAAGATTTACGAGCACGCCAAACAGGAAAAGAACATGCCTCAGATGATGAAAGCCCATCTGACAAAGGCATCCTTATCTATCGACATCACCCCCGATAGTCTGGACCATGAATTATCCGGACTGAAAATCTGGGTGGCGGAAGAAAAAGACCCGGTGTATAAAGCTATACTGAATAATCTGCTGGGATACTACACCCTCGATACCGGCAAGAGGGATGAGGCTGCCATAGACGCTGCCATTGCTTATTTCCGCCTTTCACTGCAAGATAAAGATATACTTTCACGGAAGTCCGCTGCGGATTACCGCCCGATGACTGTCAGCAAAGAGCTGAGCGGGAAGTATTGCGGCGACAATATGTATCAGTTGCTTGCCCGGCAGGCCATCTCGCGGCTGAGTGGTTATTTCATTGTCAATCCCGTGTTAGCCGAGAAAATACAAACCGAGATATTATCCATTTATGACGAGCTGATTGACTTCTACCAACAGCAAGGCATGACGGATGCCCGCCTATTGCTAATGCTCGATAAACTGAATTACCAAGGGAATGACATCAGCCGCGGCGGTGTAAATGAAAAGCTGAGGCTGACCGACGAACAAGTAATAACCCTCTTGAAACAATGGGCCGAAGAGTTCTCCGCTTCCCCGCTTTGCGGAGAGGTATATTGCCAACTGGCAGAGCGCTACGACAGAATGCAGGATTATACCGCCAAACTGCATGCCGCCCAAACCGGACTAAAAAAATATCCCCAATCACACTCTGCCAATGATTTGAAAGAACAAGCTGCCGAAGTGCTCACTCCCCGTCTGGTGGTAGAAATCCCCTTTGCCTACCCGGCGAAAGAAGTGGATTTGAAAGTAAAATACCGCAATCTGACCGGACTGACCGTAGAACTTTACCGGATGAACCTGCCCGTTACGAGCAATATCCTGGAAAGGGAAATAACAGCTTCCACCGTAAGTCAATACGGCAAATTGGTCGGCACCCGCCATTACCAACTGGCAGCCACCCCGGATTATATGGAAACAGATACCTTGCTGCGTTATAAATTTCCCACCGAAGGCATTTACATATTAAAATCTATCCCCGACGGCCATCGCAAGTATACAGCATACGGAAAAGCTTATGTTTCCTCCCTGCAAGCCATATCCTTGGGATTGCCCGACGGAAAACAGGAAATCAATATCATCGACCGCCTGACGGGACATCCGGTGGCAGGCACGGAAGTAGCTTATTACCGTGTGTCGCAGGGAGAAGGTTATCGTTTGGTCAAAGCATATCCTGCGGACAGCAAAGGAACTGTTACCCTCACCCCGCCCGATGAAAGAAACTGGCTGGGAATAAACGTCCGTAAGCCGGGTGCCGACTATATGGAAATCAGCTATGCCGGTTTCTCGGGTGCGGGATATAATGTGCCCGCCTCCCGGAAGTGGGAAAAGCATGCTTCCCTCTTCACCGACCGGGCTTTATACCGTCCCGGACAGGTGGTGCATGTTTCGGGGATAGCGTATGAGCAATCGGGTGACTCGATACGTGTCTTCTCAAGAGTCCGCAAGGATGTGGTGCTGCGGGATGCCAACCGGCAGGAGATAGGCAAACTCTCCCTCGCTACAGACGAATTCGGGGCTTTTTACGGCGATTTTATGCTTCCCGAAACACTTCTCCCGGGAGAGTTTGAACTGTCGGTAGAAAGCGGTGAAAACCGTTATATCCGTGTGGATGAATACAAGCGTCCGACGTTTGATGTAGTCTTCCATCCTTATCAGGCCACTTATAACGTGGGAGATACCGTATTAGTTAGCGGCGAAGCAAAAACATTTGCAGGCGCTCCGGTAGGATTGTGCAGACTCAATTATAAACTCACCCGTTCGGAGAATGAATTCTGGAGGATTTCGGACCATGAAACTGTCCTGGCAGTAGGTGAAGTGCAGACTGATGCAGCCGGTAACTTCCGCTTCCCGGTCTTTCTGCGCAAGCCGGATGATTTCAAGCCCGACCGACCGGGGCGTTACTACACCTACAAAATAACGGCTGAGGTCATCAACCTGACCGGAGAGGTAGAAAGCGGTACTTTGTCGTTACCGGTAGGGCAACAGTCCGTAGCCTTGCAGATTAAAGGTCTGCGCCCAAAGGTGGCTCGCGAGAAACGGGAGTCCATACAGGTGCTGGCTATGAATCTAAGCCGGCAGCCCGTGACGCTTCAAGCCACGTATGTGGTGTATGCTTTGGACGAAAAAGGAAACAAAACCAATGAGGTATGCCGCCGCACAGTAGAAACCCGCCGCTCTTTTGTTCCCGATGATATACTGGCCCTTGCTCCGGGACGTTACACTATGGAAGTGTCAGCCCTCGACGGGCAGGGAAGAACCTGCACGGCAAGGCAGGATTTCATTCTCTTTTCGTTGGCAGACCGTCACCTGCCGGTACATTCACCGGAGTGGTTCTATCAGGACGGGACAGAGTTTAATGACGGGCATCCCGTCAGCCTGTATGTAGGCAGCAGTGAGAAAGATGTCTATCTGTTGTACGATGTCTTCTGTGGCGACAAGCGCATTGAATCCAAACGGATGGTTCTCAATAATGAAATCCGGCAGTTCACCTATCCCTATAAACCGGAATATGGAGACGGCATCACCGTGAACTTCGCCTTTATGCGCGAGAGCAAACTATACACCAAGCAAGTGCAGATATCCCGTCCCCGCCCGGATAAGAGCCTGCAACTGAAATGGATTACTTTCCGTGATAAGCTGCAACCGGGAGGAAAGGAAGAATGGCAACTCCAAATCACGCATCCCGGCAAGAAAGCGGCCGATGCGCAACTACTCGCCACTCTTTATGACGCTTCCCTCGATAAACTGTACGTCAATGACTGGGCTTTCAACCTGAACTTTCCCCGTTCCACTCCCGGTGTCCGTGCAAACCTGATATTCTCAGGCCATTCCATCTGGATGTACAGTAACTTCCCCTATGCGGGCAGCACTCTGCGCGGTCTTCGTTGGTGGGATGTGTATAGCACCCTGAATGCTCCGTTCTGGCGGGTTCCGCGTCCGGAGAACGGTTTTCGTGTAAAGCAGGATAGCAGGATGATGAAGTCCGCAGCTATCAGCCTTGATGCTGAAACCCCGCCCAATGACAGTTTTAAAGTGGAAGACGGAAACTCTGTTGTGGCGGTGCTCGAATCTTCTGATGCTGTGGCATTGGATGATGGTTCGCCATACGTTCCTCTCCGGCAGAGCTTTGCAGAAACAGCTTTCTTCTATCCCGCCCTCCGTACGGATACGAATGGAGTCGTAAGCCTGTCTTTCACCTTGCCCGAAAGCCTGACCGAATGGAAGTTCATGGGGCTTGCCCATACCCGGGGTATGGATTACGGGCAGATAACAGCCCGGGCAAAAGCTGTCAAGCCGTTTATGGTACAGCCCAATATGCCCCGTTTTATCCGTGTCAGCGATAAACCGGTCATCAGTGCAGGAATAATCAACTTGTCGGAAGAAAACATCCGGGGAACAGCCCGAATGGAACTGGTTGACCCGCAAACAAACCGGGTTCTGTCAACCCGTGAACACGAATTCAGTGCGGCTGCCGGAGCAACCGTTTCCGTATCGTTTGATCTGGAAACCCCGGATGAAGCTACGGTCTGGATTTGCCGGATTATAGCTGAGGGAGGCAATTTCAGTGATGGCGAGCAGCATTATCTTCCGGTTCTGTCTGATAAACAATGGGTGACTGAGGCAATACCCGTGCAATTGAACGGTGCGGAAAGTAAATCGGTTGCATTGGATGGCTTGTTTAATGACGGAAGCAAAACCGCCACCAATAAACGCCTGACGGTGGAACTGACTGCCAATCCCGATTGGTATGCCATACAAGCTCTGCCCGTCATTGGTAATCCTTTGAATGAAGATGCCTTGTCGTGGGCAAGTGCTTACTATGCCAATTCATTGTCCACAACCATTATCAATACTCATCCCCGCATCCGGCAGGTGTTCGAAAGCTGGAAAGCGCAGGGCGGTTCATCATCAGGCAATCTCAGTGATAAAGAAGATCTGAAAGACCTGTTGCTTAAAGAAACTCCCTGGCTGGCGGATGCCCTCAATGAGACGGAGCAGAAAAGAAGCATAGCACTTCTGTTCGACCTGAACACAATGGGTAACCGTAATCAGGTTGCAGCATCCCGTCTGGAAGCATTGCAACTCCCCGACGGCTCTTGGAGTTGGTATAAAGGGATGTCGGGCAACCGCTACGTCACCACCCGGATTGTAGAAATGCTGGCACGGCTCCGGACGATGGGCGCATCTGTTGCTCCGCTACAGGGAATGTACGAAAAGGCGGTGAATTATCTCCATACCCAATGGCTGGATGAATACAGACAGATGAAGGAAAGTGAAAAGAAGGGCGATAAGGATAGATTGCCCGGCGAGCAATCCCTGCATTACCTGTATATCTGTGCTTTGGATGCGCAAGTTGCAAAGCGGGCCGATAAAACAGCCTATTCCTATATGATCGGCAAACTGGAGGCAGCCCCTCCGGCTGATGCCATTTATGACAGGGCGCTTATCGCTACCCTACTGCATAAAGCTGGTAAAACGACCAAAGCGAACGAACTTGCCCGCTCCATTCTGGAATATTCCGTTGCCACACCCGGGATGGGACGTTATTTCGATACTCCGAAAGCCCGTTACTCCCGGAACAGTTATAGAATTCCGACGCAAGTGGCCGCCATTGAAGCCCTGTCCGCCATTCTGAAAGAACCGTTGGCGATTGCCGAAATGAAGCAATGGTTGCTTAAACAGAAGCAAGTGCAGGCCTGGGACAATCCGGTAGCTACTGCCGATGCTGTGTATGCTTTCCTGGGTAGAGATGATAATCAGTTGGCAGAGAGCAGCGCTATGAAAGCGGAAATATCCGGAACAGAAGTGGTGACTCCCGATGATGCATTAGGTTATGCCCGCCGTTCGTTCTCCGGTGATGAGGCTGAAACCCGGCAAATAGAAATAGCACACACGGGTGCAGGGATAGGCTGGGGAGCTGTATATGCCCAATATCTGGAAGATATGGATCAATTGCAATCCGCAAAAGGTAACGGTTTGAAAATCACCCGTACTTATTATAGAGATGGCAAGGAAGTTTCTTCAAAAACAGATTTGCATGTGGGAGATGAACTTACCGTCCGGCTGACAGTGAAAGCAGACCGGGATATGGATTTCATTCAGATAAAAGATACGCGTGCCGCTTGCATGGAGCCAAAGGAGGTGTTGTCGGGATACCGCCATTCCGATGCTATCGGCTATTATCAGGTGATGCGTGATACTTCTGCCGAATTCTTTATTGACAAACTAAGGAAGGGCATTGTTCAGATGGAATACAAAGTCTATATAGACCGTCCGGGAACTTATCAGACCGGTATTGCCACCGTGCAATCGGCTTATGCACCCGAGTTTGGCGGACATACAAAGAGTCTGTCTGTAACGGTGCGTTGA
- a CDS encoding response regulator transcription factor: MDTIKLLLVEDDPSLRYIVQSGLEDIIEGYEVLAAANGEEGLAMWREHHPDVILSDIEMPIMDGYEMVKRIREVDKETPIIFSSGLVSPKNVLKGYELGANNYIKKPFIPEELDAHIHALLKLSKGEKSKDESECYKIGKEYVLDATHAILKHSSGENKTLTAREAGLLQMLCENRGDVVRREAILDKFWNTEDDYFASRSLDVFVTKLRKLIAEDSSVSIKTVKGVGLMLEE, translated from the coding sequence ATGGATACAATAAAGTTATTGTTAGTTGAGGACGATCCCAGCCTGCGTTACATCGTTCAGAGCGGATTGGAAGATATCATAGAGGGCTATGAGGTGTTGGCAGCTGCCAATGGTGAAGAAGGATTGGCAATGTGGAGGGAGCACCATCCCGATGTCATTCTCTCGGATATAGAAATGCCCATTATGGATGGTTATGAGATGGTGAAGCGCATCCGTGAGGTGGATAAAGAGACGCCTATAATCTTTTCTTCCGGTTTGGTTTCTCCCAAAAATGTATTGAAAGGCTATGAGTTGGGAGCCAACAATTATATCAAGAAACCTTTCATTCCCGAAGAACTGGATGCCCATATTCATGCTTTGTTGAAACTCTCCAAAGGTGAAAAGAGTAAGGACGAAAGCGAATGTTATAAGATTGGAAAGGAATATGTGCTTGATGCTACGCACGCCATATTGAAACATTCATCCGGTGAAAACAAGACATTGACCGCCCGTGAAGCAGGACTGTTGCAAATGCTTTGTGAGAACAGAGGGGATGTAGTACGTCGTGAAGCCATTCTTGATAAGTTCTGGAATACGGAAGATGATTATTTTGCTTCCCGCAGCCTGGATGTATTCGTCACAAAACTCCGTAAGTTGATAGCTGAAGATTCATCAGTCAGCATTAAAACGGTGAAAGGTGTGGGGCTGATGCTGGAAGAATGA
- a CDS encoding DinB family protein, translating into MSKIDFLKEQIIESRNFVNRLVSELPENLWYTIPEGTDSNFAWQIGHLIISQNFHAIVCITGRNEAVSKLIPMVDYVKVFNGMGTLHRSAEKNLIPVAELKKQLDAVHEICISNLSRLDDSILSEDLEPIPFKHPVANNKYEALAWCFKHEMWHSAEMEAIKRALGHPIKWM; encoded by the coding sequence ATGAGCAAGATTGATTTTTTAAAAGAACAGATTATTGAATCGCGGAATTTTGTGAATCGTTTAGTATCGGAACTTCCGGAAAACCTGTGGTACACCATCCCCGAAGGCACTGACTCCAACTTTGCATGGCAAATCGGCCATCTGATTATCAGTCAGAACTTTCATGCCATCGTCTGCATCACCGGGAGGAATGAAGCCGTCAGCAAACTTATTCCGATGGTCGATTACGTAAAGGTTTTCAATGGAATGGGTACATTGCATCGCTCCGCCGAAAAGAATTTAATTCCTGTAGCAGAGCTAAAAAAACAACTGGACGCTGTTCATGAGATATGTATCAGCAACCTGTCCCGTCTGGACGACTCTATTTTATCAGAGGATCTGGAGCCTATTCCCTTTAAACATCCGGTTGCCAATAATAAGTATGAAGCCCTCGCCTGGTGCTTCAAGCATGAAATGTGGCACAGTGCCGAGATGGAAGCGATAAAACGGGCATTGGGGCATCCTATCAAATGGATGTAA
- a CDS encoding tetratricopeptide repeat protein, whose amino-acid sequence MRLKSLIGIILWGGMLVACGPDNRVALAEKLMAEKETDSAIVVMNEIKEPLHNLSKHDYALYALLMSEAVHRKQQLNAATDTLLLPAIKYFSQSGDSLYAERALYCKAHLDRRLNRMSDAMQSFLKALLFLQNSGNHEQLYRVNTWLGVVCLNQEEYSGKVRYSKEALKAALDLGNMFYKNMALCDISTGYLFLNQLDSALYYAQAAYEAALADSVPQQLPFIYTNLGSIYSQKGEPTKALDYINKSISLRPAKDTVRILSLYGAKLELFGKLGQYDSAYHYFQKVISSPNPSSVADAYNNMAKIYHKMGRASDAYPMLQRFIELSDTIRKYRHTEEAIALQELYKHEQLSVENLYWRTRAAERQRNVYWMTTISLLLVWVASAVYLIYRRNRNRLMAQQHQLVKKEKELAQQREITSENLRRMVELEQKEAKLKETFFRRLSQKVVQEIERGGNVILSDEDWDDIVQNADIIFNNFTKRLQQTYPSLNKDDLRYCCMVKMQLSQSGMAQVMHLERDSVKKRLKRIRMEKMGADSGVTLEELLYNF is encoded by the coding sequence ATGAGATTGAAGAGTTTGATAGGAATAATCCTGTGGGGCGGTATGTTGGTTGCTTGTGGACCTGATAATCGCGTGGCCTTGGCAGAGAAACTGATGGCAGAAAAGGAGACAGACAGTGCCATAGTAGTAATGAATGAGATTAAAGAACCGTTGCATAACTTATCGAAACACGATTATGCACTTTATGCCTTACTGATGTCCGAGGCTGTCCACAGGAAGCAACAGTTGAATGCAGCTACAGATACCCTGCTGCTACCGGCAATTAAATATTTCAGCCAATCGGGCGATTCTCTTTATGCCGAACGGGCCCTTTACTGCAAAGCACACCTGGACAGACGGCTTAACCGGATGAGCGATGCCATGCAATCTTTTTTGAAAGCTCTGCTTTTCCTGCAAAATAGTGGTAATCATGAGCAGCTCTACCGGGTGAATACCTGGTTGGGAGTTGTTTGCCTGAATCAGGAAGAATATTCCGGTAAGGTGCGTTATTCCAAAGAAGCCTTGAAGGCGGCTTTGGATCTGGGAAATATGTTCTATAAGAATATGGCCTTGTGCGATATTTCTACCGGATATTTGTTTCTGAATCAATTGGATAGCGCCCTTTACTATGCTCAGGCGGCCTATGAGGCGGCTTTAGCCGATTCTGTTCCTCAGCAGCTTCCTTTCATCTATACAAATCTGGGTAGTATCTATTCCCAGAAGGGAGAACCCACCAAGGCGCTGGACTACATTAATAAGTCTATAAGCCTGCGTCCGGCTAAGGATACTGTGAGAATTCTTTCGCTCTATGGGGCAAAGTTGGAGTTGTTTGGGAAACTGGGACAATATGATTCGGCATATCACTATTTTCAGAAAGTTATCTCCAGTCCAAATCCTTCTTCGGTGGCCGATGCCTATAATAATATGGCGAAAATATATCATAAGATGGGCCGTGCTTCAGATGCCTATCCTATGCTACAACGTTTCATTGAATTATCCGATACCATACGAAAGTATCGTCATACTGAGGAAGCCATTGCATTGCAGGAGCTTTACAAACACGAACAGCTTTCGGTGGAAAACCTGTATTGGCGCACCCGGGCTGCGGAAAGGCAACGTAATGTGTATTGGATGACCACAATCTCTCTGTTGCTGGTTTGGGTGGCAAGTGCAGTATATCTCATCTATCGCCGTAACCGTAACCGTCTGATGGCGCAGCAGCATCAGCTTGTAAAAAAGGAAAAAGAATTGGCGCAGCAACGTGAGATCACTTCCGAAAACCTCCGGCGCATGGTGGAGCTGGAGCAGAAGGAAGCTAAGCTGAAAGAAACTTTCTTCAGGAGACTCAGCCAAAAGGTGGTGCAGGAAATTGAAAGAGGGGGAAATGTGATTCTTTCCGATGAAGACTGGGACGATATTGTGCAGAATGCCGACATCATCTTCAATAACTTCACGAAACGCCTGCAACAGACCTATCCGAGTCTGAATAAAGATGATTTGCGTTATTGTTGTATGGTGAAAATGCAATTATCCCAGTCGGGCATGGCGCAAGTAATGCATCTGGAGAGGGATTCGGTGAAGAAACGCCTGAAACGTATCCGTATGGAGAAGATGGGGGCGGATAGTGGTGTTACGTTGGAAGAACTGCTGTATAACTTTTAA
- a CDS encoding RNA polymerase sigma factor has translation MQPDLKEIVEQYGVMVSSIAHRMIQNKEIAKEAAQEVWYEIIKSIDSFNGESGLSTWIYTICKRTILRYARNERIATMNELREFRELPAIDYNGQDRDEQEWIKACCDWCLTAQNHCLTNDARLIFIFKINLNLPYKQISEIMGITEESVRQISSRSIRKITHFMNDTCPLYNPQGTCKCRICKQVTSLNLEKEYTAIKKIIRLVDVYQRLEKELPRKNYWEKFIL, from the coding sequence ATGCAACCTGACTTAAAGGAAATCGTAGAACAATATGGTGTCATGGTATCTTCCATAGCACACCGCATGATACAAAACAAGGAAATCGCTAAAGAAGCGGCTCAGGAAGTCTGGTACGAAATCATCAAAAGCATAGACTCCTTCAACGGGGAATCCGGGTTATCGACATGGATATATACAATATGCAAACGCACCATACTGCGATATGCCCGGAACGAAAGAATAGCCACAATGAATGAGTTGAGAGAATTTCGCGAACTTCCTGCCATTGATTATAACGGGCAGGACCGGGATGAACAGGAATGGATAAAAGCATGCTGCGACTGGTGTCTGACAGCCCAGAACCATTGCCTGACGAACGATGCCCGGCTGATATTCATATTCAAAATAAACCTCAACCTGCCGTACAAGCAAATCAGTGAAATCATGGGCATAACGGAAGAGAGCGTCCGTCAGATTTCCTCCCGTTCCATCCGCAAGATTACTCACTTCATGAATGACACCTGTCCGCTATACAACCCGCAGGGGACCTGCAAATGCCGGATATGCAAGCAAGTCACCTCGCTCAATCTGGAGAAAGAATATACCGCCATCAAGAAGATTATCCGCCTCGTCGACGTTTACCAACGGCTCGAAAAGGAACTTCCAAGAAAGAACTACTGGGAAAAATTTATTCTCTGA